A stretch of the Nicotiana tabacum cultivar K326 chromosome 6, ASM71507v2, whole genome shotgun sequence genome encodes the following:
- the LOC107808036 gene encoding serine carboxypeptidase-like 45, translating to MNLQTSKTMAMAIFLFLFCVSLGIVAALPHPDKIIQLPGQPQVGFQQFSGYVTVDDKKQKSLFYYFVEAETNPASKPLVLWLNGGPGCSSVGVGAFSENGPFRPRGQVLVRNEYSWNKEANMLYLESPIGVGFSYSNNTSSYETVNDEVTARDNLVFLLRWFQKFPQYRKSNLFLTGESYAGHYVPQLAKLMMVFNKKQQIFNLKGVALGNPVLEFATDFNSRAEYFWSHGLISDPTYRMFSSACNYSRYVSEYYRGSVSPICSRVMSLVSRETSKFVDKYGVTLDVCISSVLSQSKIISPQENVEKLDVCVEDEIINYLNRKDVRRALHAELVGVRRWAVCSNILDYQLLDIEIPTISIIGMLVKERIPVLIYSGDQDSVIPLIGSRATVHQLARRMQLNTTVPYRVWFAGQQVGGWTHVYDNILSFATIRGASHEAPFSQPERSLVLFRSFLEGRPLPEFF from the exons ATGAATTTGCAGACTTCAAAAACAATGGCTATggctatttttctctttcttttttgtgTTTCTTTAGGAATTGTGGCTGCATTGCCTCATCCAGACAAGATCATACAATTGCCAGGACAACCTCAAGTGGGGTTTCAACAATTTTCAGGATATGTTACTGTTGATGATAAGAAACAAAAATCTCTCTTTTACTACTTTGTTGAAGCAGAAACAAATCCAGCTTCAAAGCCTCTAGTTTTGTGGTTAAATGGAG GACCTGGATGTTCTTCAGTGGGGGTTGGTGCATTTTCTGAAAATGGACCATTTAGACCAAGGGGACAAGTTCTTGTTAGGAATGAATACAGCTGGAACAAAG AGGCAAACATGTTATATTTGGAGAGTCCAATTGGAGTTGGCTTCTCTTATTCAAATAATACTTCTTCCTATGAGACAGTAAATGATGAAGTAACAG CCAGGGACAATCTTGTATTCTTGCTACGTTGGTTCCAAAAATTCCCACAGTATAGAAAAAGCAATTTGTTTTTAACTGGTGAAAGTTATGCAG GACATTATGTACCTCAGCTTGCAAAGCTCATGATGGTATTTAACAAGAAGCAGCAGATTTTCAATCTAAAAGGAGTTGCA CTAGGTAACCCCGTTCTGGAATTTGCTACTGACTTCAATTCAAGGGCAGAGTACTTCTGGTCACATGGTCTAATATCAGATCCAACATACAGAATGTTTAGTTCTGCTTGCAATTATTCGCGATATGTCAGCGAGTACTACAGGGGCTCAGTATCGCCAATCTGTTCAAGAGTCATGAGCCTAGTAAGTAGGGAAACAAGTAAGTTCGTGGACAAGTACGGTGTTACTCTTGATGTTTGTATTTCATCGGTGCTCTCCCAATCCAAGATTATAAGTCCTCAA GAAAATGTCGAGAAGTTGGATGTATGCGTGGAAGATGAAATTATCAATTACTTGAACCGGAAAGATGTGAGAAGGGCCCTTCATGCTGAGCTTGTCGGAGTACGTAGATGGGCTGTTTGCAGCAA TATTCTGGACTATCAACTGCTTGACATAGAGATACCAACCATCTCCATTATAGGAATGCTtgtcaaggaaagaattccagtATTAATATACAG TGGGGATCAAGATTCTGTCATTCCACTAATTGGAAGTCGCGCCACTGTTCATCAACTAGCAAGGCGAATGCAGCTGAACACAACTGTCCCCTATAGAGTTTGGTTTGCAGGGCAGCAG GTTGGTGGATggacacatgtatatgataatatCCTCTCCTTTGCTACTATTAGAGGTGCTTCTCATGAAGCTCCATTCTCACAACCTGAGAGATCACTTGTGCTGTTCAGGTCATTTCTTGAAGGCAGGCCACTCCCTGAATTTTTCTGA